The nucleotide sequence ATCTGAACAAAGTGCTCGACCACAGGTAAAAATGCTCGAGCACGGCGCACACAGAGCCAAAAATCGGGGGTCTTACGTACACGAGTATATGTAGGTGGTATACATGCGAAAGTCCCCGTCACGTCGGCACATCAGATGACAGTGGTGGGACCTCCGCATTCAGCAGCTATTCACAATATTAGTTTACTGCTATTGTGGAGCAAAGTCGCAAATATTTCCGTAGCCAAAGTCACGTTCGCCCACCTGATAACTTCCAGTCACTGGGTTGCATTATCAGGTTGGGAATCTGCTGCTCGGTAATGGGAAtctcagcaacaacaataactaatTTGTTGACTTTCGACACTCGAGAGAATTCTCGATTTTGTGACGTGAACTATTCATTAATCTCCTTCATGAAGAAAATAGATTGGACagttttgttttcatatttttgaccAAACATTATCTGATCTTAATCAAATGTTGAATTTTACTAGTACACAATATGACGCATCTAGAaccaaaaaatcgtattttCCCCTGACTCATTGTTTTCATCTTTTGTAGCCTTCCGCTTCTTGAGAATCTAGAATCTTCATGTTAAGCTCATAGTCTGGTTGACTAATTacacatttataaatatttacaatcttgtgtcaataaataaaaacagcgTTTTTTACCCCAGAGCCCTAAAGAAACAAATTCGAATTATTCTTGGTGAGATCAAATTTCAATGTATTATGTtcttttttgcaattttcactTACAAGATTTTAAGAGTACACAAAGCGTAATACAGaagtattaaataataaataacaatttgcaTTCGTTGCATTTTTTAACATGGAAACTAATGTGTTTTAAAGCCCAAAAGCAAATCAGGGCGACTGTCCTTTGATAAGATCAACAGtttgcaaaaaaattaaaatgttaaatgtattGTACATAGGTAGGTTTTAGGAAGAATCGGTTGCAGAGAGGAGGCTGCGGAGCGGCGTGATTCTTGAACGAATCGAATCGGGGCTGCAGCGCGATTGGAAGGCAGTGAGTTCTTGTGTGTCTAAGCTTTAAGTCTTTGTTGGCAGTACCACCTGCAGGAAGACGACGTGGAACGCAGTCGGAGTCGGCGCGACCCGGAAGGCCAGGATGTCCACAGTGTCATATCATCCGATATGCCCAGTCCCGGCGGCTAATCAGTCGGCATTCAGCCGGATGCAGCCAACGCGCCAGCGTGTCCCAGAATGCAACCCGTGGGTGACTCCACGAGCTCCAATCAGCCCATGTCCACATCCGTATCGGGTTCGGGTTCCGTGGACAGCCCATTGGCATTCTGAGCCATTTGGAGCGTGGAGCGCGTGTAGTCCAATGGCTCCACGCCAATGTCCTCGTACTCGTGCTTGTCACCCAAGGGACAGAGTCCTTCCTCGTCATCATCCATCGCATCGGCGGCAGTGCCTTCGTCCTCCTCCGCATCGCTCCAGTCCTCGGCCACCTCCACGTCGACTGGCAGGTACATGTGGAAGGGGCGCTGCTCTCGCAGCCACGGGGTAAGGAAGATGTGGCTGGCGGTCATTCGTTCCGTGTAATCCTTCCGCAGCAGCGAAAGCAACAGCCATCGCACCGACTTAGACAGCGTCAGGGGTATCTGGACATTCCCGTGGCGTATGACGGTGATGAGGTTGCAGTTGGCCTTCTCGTAGAACGGGTACTGACCCACCAACATGGTGTACAGGATCACGCCCAGCGACCACATGTCCGCCGGTTTGCCCTTGTACGTTTGCTGGGGGCACAGCAGTTCTGGAGCGGTGTACAGTGGGCAACCGATCTTGTCGCTCAGAGTATCGTCCTCGCCGTCGAGGATCATTGAGCCTTCCAGTGATTCATACTGCAGTTTCGTTCTGTAATTAGCAAATGACAAAATCGAATAAATAATCCGCCAAAATAGGGtacaaaatatatgtttatgcTTCTTAGAAATAAAACTAACAGTCTTTTTTTTACCCGTTTCTATTAATATGTTGAGAACTATTGTTGCCAAAGAAGAGTAGATATGACTGCAACTTGAGTTGGCACTGCCACTATTCTGATCGCAACTGTACCCGTTCATCAGACCCATCGTCGAGCTCTACATCATGTGCAATCCCTGGGACTTGCATAACCCCCGATTTTGTGGGGCCATTAGCTAGCGCAATATCGAAGAGACTTGAATCGATCGGCCACGGagcttcagtttcagttgtAGTTGTCTTTGGCGTTGGCGTATTGACAAGTCAAAAGGCAAATTGGCCGAGAGAGCACATTGTGAGCTGAGCTGAGTTGACTTGGATTGGTGACGAAAGCGCAGCTTGCGACCCCCGACACCCATGAGCGagtgccgccgccgccgccgcctccgcccctgcactccactccactccccCTCCATTGGGCCACTCCACTCCATTGACATTGGCCCACATTCGaatgcaaaaagcaaaaaagtaACGAAAACGCCAGCGAGCACAGCGCATAGATCCAAAGAGAGTCCGCTGTGTGAGCTGCGTGAGTAGTAAGGTGAGGTGGAGTGACGTATCGCAACTTGTTGCTGCAACGGCGCTTCTGCTGGGACCCGAGCACCACTACCAACATTGGGTATTCCGCCGATAGCGAACGGAGCGATATACAAACACACGGTCGCCGCGGTCTGGTATCCAAACATCCAAAGAGCCAAACACAAAGCAGGCCAAAAAAACCTCGAGCTGACCCTGAACAAAAACAAGCTTTGAAAACGCGCCTCTCCTCGGCACAAATCACAGTgtacactgaaagaaacaaATTACCTTCAACTTGATAGCAACAGGTGGGCAATCAATAAGAGGGAAAAGAGATAGcgcatttaaataatatattcaaagAACACGGTTCTTAATTAAGAGCATGTTTCTATACATTTGTTTTCGggtttcatttgatttttgtgtCCTCTATCGTCTAGTTACCCCATTCGATACAGAAACATTAtaaacttatatttaagatCAAGGCAAGCATATATAATTATACTTTTAAGATCAAGGTTTTATGTGAaccaatatttatatttttgagtGCACGGAAGGCAGGTGGAGATGTGATGAGGAGAATAGTTACAGCTGCTGACCTCGATGCGCGACATAACCGAGCTTTGAAGAGCGTCTTGTGGATCTCTTctttccctctctctctctctctcgctctatACGTTTGGCACACATTAACCCGCGACAGAGGTTAAAATAAAATCGGAATCGAAACGAAATACGGAAAACCGGCGCCGCATAAATGCTCAAACACCTTGGAAGTATTTACGTACGGCAAAAGAGtagacaaaataaaagtatGAACCAGAGATTTTTACATGCATAAGCATACGCATTTGTATATGGGAGGCACTGGcatatatgcatgtacataAATGCGTTCAAATACAGAAGATCAGAGTCAGGGACATTCACCGCACTGTGACCTTAAAAATTCGGCTCGTTATTTggttgtgcgtgtgtgtggccGCCCCGTTGGACATATGTAGATATGGATATGGCCACGCCCATAGCCCATatagtatgtatgtacaccCAGCGAGCACTTATCTATATAGCGATGTATTAttcgaatggaaatgggaatggaagtGAGCGCCAGTAATCGCAGCGCATTTGAGTCGTATTGAACACTTGTTGTTTATTTCTCGCCAAGGTGAGAGAAGTATAGTATAGATAGAGATCTATGGGTTGGTTTCTTCCTTCCGCCGTTTTGCACTTGGCACAGAACGACGAAATGACGAAAAAATCAGCAGATATTGCGCTAATTGCAGAGTCATACGAAATCGACCAAATGTTCAAGTCGTTCCATGCTGATGTCAGTACAATTTCGAAGATAATAAGAACGGGAGACAGCGCGTTTTCGATACAGTTGTGTTAATTAACATATGCGAAAATACATTTTCGATGAAGGTGGGGTCAATATTTCATCATCCACTGTAAACTCACACACGGGAAATCGACAAATCAAGCGAACGCCGAGTACGTGGCCCACAGATCCCCACCCCAAAACCATATTGCAAATGCTATGTTGAACAATTCTTGAAATGTGGCAATTTCTAGCTTCCGAAATGTGTAATGAAAAAACGAGTGAGCCAACATTTTGGCCATCAGTGTGGCACATTGGGCCCTTGTGTACGAGTATGTACACAGAGATACAGTCGGGGTCTGCAAAATAAGGCATATGCTTGCTCACTGAATGGCAATTCAATGATattacataaataataattcttTAGCTACAAAGCTAATACACCATGTTAATTAATAGTTTAATAATAGGTGTATTTCAAAAACTTatctttgaaattatttaacatttttgatCTTATTCCCATTCATTTTTGCAATGCTTCGCATAGTAGGAATATATTTTTACTTATAAAATTAGTTTGAAACTACCATTATACCCTGTGCTGTACATACGTACGCCTTGCGTTCATTCGGTTTGTCAGtataattgttgttgttggcctaTTGGTGATTCGATTGCAACACTTGTTAAATGTTCAATGTTACCCACAACGACGGcgccagcaacaaaaacaaaagcaacaacagcagcagcagcagcaactacaacaacatgGGCCAATAACAAGAGCAACAATTGTGGCACCACCAACACACGACCACAAACAAGATCTCTCGCTCATAACGAGTTTCCATCGAATTGCAAAATAAACCGACTAGCCAGCCATATGCAATTGAGTTGGTATAAGTCAGGCATATGTGGCGTATATTGGTGTATATGGGTTTTTCGAAGGTGTCACCTGGACACGCAACTCACCTGGCCTCGTCGATGAAGTAGAACCGCTTGAGCTTGAGGTCCCTGAGGATAATCCCGTTGCGGTGGCACACCTGAACAGTCTGACAGATCTGGTGGAATATGGCCCTCGCCTCCGTCTCGCACAGTCGCTTCGCGTGGCGGATGTAGGTGTGCAGGTTCTCGTACACCCCGGTCACCCCACCCGTGGAGTCCCTCTCCTGGGGCACGGGCGCAATGAGGATGTAGGTGCGATCCTTGGTAAGCGGTATGATATCGTGCACGGGTCGGATCAGTGGATGGCCATAGATGGTGCTCCGGCGTAGCTCCTCGTcgtgctgctgcagctgaaaGTAGGCTCGTTGCACCTTATGCAACGGTTCGTTTACAATACGGCAGAGGAACTGCTCCCCGGTGAAGATGTCCACGCAGCGCAGATTGGAGGCGGTTAGATCGACCAAGTGGCGATACGAGGCGGGAGTCTTGGCAGCCACGGCGGCCGATATGTGACTAGGCTGTGCGCTGATCAGATAACGCTGTTGGATGAGCTTGACGGGCTGCTGGTCTGTGGGTTCCGCTGCGATGCCCAGGGCCAGAAGGTCACAGGCTCCGCCGGGCGTCATTAGCTTCTCCCTGATGGTCTGCAGCATCTTGGCATTGGGGAACTCCTTTTTGGGCGTAAATAATCCCAGTACGGTGTCCTCCTGGCTGCTACTcatgccgctgctgctggatgatgaggatgaggaggtGGCGGCTGCGACTCCTGGCGAGACTGGTGACGAATAGTTGACTATTTTGCTTGTGGACGCTGACGAAGCCGTTCTGCTGTTTTGACCGCTACTGTTATCCATGCTTGCTTGTGTTTACCACTTCACTTAACTTTATCACAGTTCTTGCTCTCGCTACGTTTTCTTCGTCTTATTCTCTGCTAATGCTTCTTCTTACTAATTTTGTTACTCCGCTTTAGCCTGGCTGTACTTGGCTGTTAATTGTTTTGACATTTAGCGACGCGCCGTTTAGTCTCCGATTAAATTCGATTTAAACTCTCGTTTAAACTCAGGGCTACTACTACTTCGGTAGTTTGGCCATTTGCAATGCGGGTACTGACGAAATGCGGCGATTTTAAAACAAATCGGACGCTGCTCACTGAACTcgcgaaacgaaacgaacgcGACCGTCTTCTCCGCAGTTTGAATTTCAAATGTGACCATCCACGCGGTCGGAAGAAGCACGAAGCGAAGAGAACGGCGAAATACAACGGCTCTCTTTCGCACCCTCTTGCTCGCTCTCACTGCACCGATCCTTCTCTGCCTCGCTCACACCCGTTGCAGGAATTTAGCTCAATGCGGTCGGAATGGAAAGAGAAGTGGGAGACCAGAGAGCGTCGTTATTTTTTGAAATCCAAATGGTtgggagagagagaaagaaCAAGAGCATcgttatttttgaaaaaattgcGCTGAACGCTGAAATTCCGATTCCAACTGAATTCGAAATACGTAGCTGTATGAACACTATACCCACAGCAACCCTTAAACTTTTCTTCTACGATTTTACGTAGTAATCTGCGCACCAATAAATCGTGGCGATAAGTTAATTAGAGGGGGTTAGTAAACTGATAAAATCCACAGTTTTAAGATCAAATTAATGAAAGTACAGTCAGCTTGAActtcgattttgttttattgagTACGGGTACGGATATCGAAGGCAGAAACACCCGTATAACCATCTCTATAACTCGAAAATATCTTTTGTGGTTTCTTGGCTTGGATACTTAAGGTTTTCTCCTGCTCTGATAAGGTAATATTTTACAAGTTTGGttgaaattatttgttttcccaTAGTTACGaaatttttaaaccaaattcaATGATGATGTGCAGTTTTTGAGTAGTTGCTTTGCAAACTactattattataaaaaaacataaaacataaaacattttaatatcctaatatacatacaaatttaaaattaagaaatttgTCTTCTTAATACTCCAGATTAAGATCTCTTATATCCCTAAGTATATGACCACAGATGGACATTTCAGATGTACAAACATAGTTCTAGTAAATCCtagaatttaaataaatgctcCCAAACTCGAATCTTCAAATAACGCTTCAATCTCTTGGATCCAAATCGATCATTGAATTTTTTCCTGTGCGAGATCATTActcatttgtgtgtgtgtatgtggatTTACCTTGCTGTTTACCTCGCGGTGCAGACGATTTCATGATTTTTGCAGCTGTCCGAAACGAGGATCACTGGGCTACGCAGGAATTACGACAGCAACAGAAGGCAGTTATCCGAGATCCTCAAGGAGCAGGTAAGAACCACCGAGCGGCATTATGTCGCAGGTAGAttcctacatacatatgtcagCTGCACTATTCCACCCCTAAGCACTATATGGCAGATATAGTGCATCGGTGCAGGGCTGTACATGcgatgcagttgcagttgcagctggcGCAAGGTGATTTCCCACTAAAGACATCCGTCTGAGGATACACAGGAGCACATTCGCGGTCACAATAATAGGAACTATCGCAATCGAATCTTTAGTAATTGGAAATGAGggtctttaaatataatttttaagaCCGAATTGTTGGACTAAAAGAcctgaaaaatgtatttttaaaatcgTTGATAGAATTGGTACAATTGTAGGTTAGATATAACTCATTtagttttgaattttttcattCTGGGATACTGGGATTTTGAATACTAATATTTTCACCGCAACTGTTTATGCAGGCTTGTATTTCGTCCATTGGTTTTCACCGATCTCTTCGATTGAATTCTTCATATTGTAACGCTCTTTTTGAAACGCAACGTCCGTCTTTGCTTCTTCTTCCCACGAAGTAGCCGATAAATACGAATGCGAAAATCGCGAACAGAACAAATAACACCAACAAACCTCTCTTTTCGCCCGTCCCTTTTCCAAAGTCTTGCATCTGTTTCTCGAAAGGAAGATTGAAACGAGAATTATACTGGTACCGTGACACCAATGCAACCGAAAAGGGGGGAAATTATAGGGGTGGCGacatcaaattgaatttgaaaaatattttatttgcatacgACATACTTATTTGCAAGCAATTAATGTTTCACTCTGGTCACTGCACTCACTTATACGATTAAATAGGCCTGATCATTTTGATATGAAAAGTGTATGTACGGgaaatatacatattcttTAGCAATAATCACGTAAATATACGTGAACACAAACAACCTTTATTCCAGTAAATCGCTTTTGAGTTTCACCATGGTCCGCAATGATGATTAAGTTTTAACTGCAGTTTGCAGTGGGAAGATTATACAAACATATTTcattgaaatttgaaatgacGCACTATGATGTTGAACAGTATTGATTATAATCGCcttgtgaaataatttcacatGTAACCGTAACCCATTCCTTTGAACCACTGTGCCCCAAGCCCCACCAAGAGTAcgttacattttaaatttaaattcgaaCATTCGGATGAAGCCGACCTTTCCGACACTCGCGGATTCTTCTGCTCTAAAATTTCAGCGTGCTTTTGCCATTGTGCGAGCtactttgttgttgccaagCTGGCATGAAATCCAGATTTCTCTtccaagcaaaaaaaaaaaaaaaaaacaactcaGTGCGTCATCGGCTGCGTCATCAATTCGGGATGACGACGCCTCGCCATTCCGATTCGCAATTCCCCTTCCTGATTTAGATTATCCATTCCAAGCCCCGTCACATCGACATTTCCCAAAAGCAGGCACACAAACTCGTATATCTTGATTCGCCAGCGGGCGGCAGCTTTAGTTTGTGCATATACCCTGACTTTGGAGTTTCAGATTCGCACGAAATTGTGGAAGGTGAAGTTCTCGAAGTGAGTGAGCGAGTGCTTTGGATGGGAAGTGCATGATGCACGGCCGTGATGTggcttttataaaaaaagtaGATTAGGTTGTGGCACGTGGTCTGGGGATTGCACTTGCAGTGGAACTCTGATGAATGTTAATGTCATGCGGTCATTTCAGACCCATAAGACCTATGAAAGTAAGTTGGATTCAATCAAGGTTTCAGGTCAGGGTAAACTaggcatatataaatatatattaagacATGCCATTGAATCCCTTATATATGCAGATATAGAATGCAGATATTATACTTAAGATAATATTTGTCTATCTGCAAACTACAAGTGTGTGTAAACTTCTCGCGCGGCAAATCGTATCTAGCATCGCAAAAGATACACTCTCACTAGTTCGAGCGTGCAGTATCTGTATGTGGTTATGGGTATGAAACACAACAGGTTGTCGGCGGTGTTTGGAGAAAGTGCTTAGTGCCAACAATACCATCAGGTGCAATGACCACATAGGTATACCTAGTCGGTGGATGGTTGGTTCGAAAAATCGTATAAATTGTCATGGAAACGCGACGCTCTGTGGAAGGCTAAACATGCGAGGGAACTTGATCTGATTAAAGCCCCATAATCAACTAAGGGAGTTTTCCGACGAAAAGATTGGCCATATAACTACTAAGAAATACCTAAAGCTTGTCCAACATTAGACAAGCTGCATACCGTTAATATAAACTATTATAACTTTCTTTTCGTACAAAGAGAAACATAACAATGCAATGGTTAAGTCCGTTGAACTTTAACTATTTAATGTCTTTGGAGCTTAGATAAGGAGATACATAACTTTATATGGTAAAGATATCTTTAATATTACTTGATTTAAACGTCTTGAACTTTGATAAGAAGATACTTACCATTACatattgtaaatttctatttaaCATAACTTCTTGAACTACCCAAATCTAAATGGTTACATAAACTCCAAAATTACTCATGGAAGGATTGGAGTACTCAATCTTTCAGATGCGTCTACTGCTTCCACATTTCTTCCGCTTGAAGGCCGCAAACAAGGGTTCAAGTACAGCAAACACTTTCTTAGTcacacgtacatacatatctcttCTCTGCGTAGGTGGTGAAAATTGCTGCCCTTTTTTCCAGTCTCAATTCCTCACAGATGCGTTTCCTAGATGCCAACATGCTGAGGATTACCCATTGTCCGTAATATTTGTATGGAAAGGATACCCCGTCGAAGTGCTATTGATGAACTCTCGCACACATGCTTGGAAATATTATTACTAGTCACGGCGTGGGAACCGAGGCAGAAATGTCCCAAGATCCGTGCAGAATATGGCAATTTCTGGACGTAAAGGTGGGTAATTTGCGACACATTTATAATACGGGTACGGCACCGGCATTTCCCAGGTGAAAATGCGACATCGCAAATAGTGGTCACCCTGCTGTACGGATGTATCccagatacatacatacagaaAAAAATTGGTTTGTCAGCGAAATCAGTTTTTCAAGAAAAACTGAGCCCTTTATTCCCAACTCGGACACAAAC is from Drosophila melanogaster chromosome 3L and encodes:
- the trbl gene encoding tribbles; the protein is MDNSSGQNSRTASSASTSKIVNYSSPVSPGVAAATSSSSSSSSSGMSSSQEDTVLGLFTPKKEFPNAKMLQTIREKLMTPGGACDLLALGIAAEPTDQQPVKLIQQRYLISAQPSHISAAVAAKTPASYRHLVDLTASNLRCVDIFTGEQFLCRIVNEPLHKVQRAYFQLQQHDEELRRSTIYGHPLIRPVHDIIPLTKDRTYILIAPVPQERDSTGGVTGVYENLHTYIRHAKRLCETEARAIFHQICQTVQVCHRNGIILRDLKLKRFYFIDEARTKLQYESLEGSMILDGEDDTLSDKIGCPLYTAPELLCPQQTYKGKPADMWSLGVILYTMLVGQYPFYEKANCNLITVIRHGNVQIPLTLSKSVRWLLLSLLRKDYTERMTASHIFLTPWLREQRPFHMYLPVDVEVAEDWSDAEEDEGTAADAMDDDEEGLCPLGDKHEYEDIGVEPLDYTRSTLQMAQNANGLSTEPEPDTDVDMG